CGGCGGCCTGACCAACGTCCGCGCCCTGATGGAACGCCTGCCGATGGAAAACATCATCTACTTCGGCGACACCGCCCGCGTTCCCTACGGCACCAAATCCCGCGCCACCATCGAAACCTTCGCCATGCAGATTGTCGATTTCCTGCTGGAAAACGATGTCAAGGCGCTCGTCATCGCGTGCAACACCATTGCCGCCGTTGCCGGACAGAAAATCCGCCAAAAAGCAGGCAATATGCCGGTATTGGACGTGATTTCCGCCGGCGCGCAGGCCGCTCTGAACACCACGCGCAACAACAAAATCGGCATCATCGCCACCAACACCACCGTCAACAGCAACGCCTACGCCCGCGCCATCCACGCCCAAAACCCCGACACGCTCGTGCGCACGCAGGCGACGCCGCTGCTCGTGCCGCTGGTGGAAGAAGGCTGGCTTGACCATGAAGTGACCCGCCTGACCGTGCGCGAATACCTCAAACCGCTCTTGGTGGACGACATCGACACACTCGTCCTCGGCTGTACCCACTTCCCGCTGCTCAAGCCCCTAATCGGCAAAGAAGCGCAAAACGTCGCCCTGGTCGATTCCGCCATCACCACCGCCGAAGCGACCGCCCAAGCGCTCGCCCAAGCGGGCCTGCTCAACACTGAAAACGACAGCCCCGACTACCGCTTCTACGTCAGCGACATCCCCCTGCGCTTCCGCACCATAGGCGAACGCTTCCTCGGACGCAGTATGGAACAAATCGAAATGGTCTCGCTGGGATAAGGCATATCCCGCATACCAAAACGAGAGGTCGTCTGAAAACTCGAAACACGGGTTTTCAGACGACCTTTTTGAATGAGGCGAATCAAAGCTATTTCCAATCCTGATCCGCTTGTCTCATCGTTCAAGCATTTCTCGGGTAACTAAGGGAATAAAGTCCAAATTGCTGTCCACAGAGGCGGATAGCTTTTCGGGCAGACTGGGAGCTGCATCGCGGTGAAAACAGGCAAGATTGAGATCTACGCCCGATAGGCTTTCGGGGCGGCGGAAGAAGTTGTCTTCCTGATAGCGGTGGGAAGCAAACCAATAGCAACGATAATCCATACGCTCAAAATGGCGGATTAAATCGAGGCAGTTGTCAGGCTGAGCCTCTGCAAAAATGATTGGTTTATGCTGTTCAATCAGGCGTTTTGCGCCGTTGAGTACATGGCTTTCAAAGCCTTCCGCATCGATTTTCAGCAAATCCAGCGCATTGAGTTTTTGAAGCTCGGGATGTCGGTCTAATGCAGTAAGGCGTATGGTTTCGTTGTAGCGGATACCGTCAAAGCTGGATTCGGTGTCAAAACCCTTGTCCAAAGAAAAACTACCGTAATTCCACTCTGTTTCATAATCTGAAGAGGGAATCTCCAGCCAAGCGTTTTCATCGCCAACGCCTTCTTGATAGGCGTAAACATTGGTCAGGCTGTTGAGTGATATATTGGCACACAGAGTTTGGAAAATCACCCGCTGCGGCTCGAAACAGAATAGTTTGCCGAGCTCGATATGTCGGGCGATGGGAATTGCGTGCATACCAATATTTGAGCCGACTTCGACGACATTGCTGTCAGCACGAAGATTGTTCAGAAGAAAACGGACTTCCAAATCCGACCATTCTCCATAAGCCTGCGCGTATCGACTGATGAAGTCGCCTTCGATTAAGTTAAACATGCCCCTTTTGAGCATATGTAAAGACGTCCGCATGATGATTCCCTTTAAAAAATAATGGATTGATTTGATTCGATACTTTGAAAATTATTTTCTTGATGCGTGTATCAGACTGCTCCGTCGGGGCTTAAATTTTGTCTATCGAATCAAGCCCGACAGTGTAGTCGAGTTAAGTCAGAGCCGACAAACCATCGGTATTCTAATAGAAAAGGTCGTCTGAAATTAAGTTTTCAGACGACCTTTTTTAGTATGTCAAACCGCTGTTAGGAAACAACTTCGCCTTGGGTGCGTTGTTTGTCGATGCTGCGGTTGATGTGCCATTGTTGGGCGATGGTCAGGAGGTTGTTGACTACCCAGTACAATACCAGACCTGCAGGGAAGAAGAAGAACATGGCTGAGAAGATCAGCGGCATGACTTTCATCATTTTTGCCTGCATCGGGTCGGTCGGCGGCGGGTTGAGGAATGTTTGGGCAAACATGGTTACCGCCATAATTACGGGCAGAATGTAGTAAGGGTCGGAACGGCTAAGGTCGGTAATCCAGCCCAGCCAAGGTGCCTGACGCAATTCTACGGAGGCAAACAACGCCCAGTACAAGCCGATGAAGACGGGGATTTGCAACAGCATGGGCAGGCAGCCGCCCAGCGGGTTGATTTTTTCGTCTTTGTAAAGCTGCATCATGGCTTGCTGTTGCGCCATACGGTCGTCGCCGTATTTTTCTTTGATGGCTTGTAGTTTGGGCGCGGCGGCGCGCATTTTTGCCATCGAGCGGTAAGAGGCGTTGGTCAGCGGGTAGAGTACGGCTTTGACGATAATGGTCAAAACGATGATTGCCCAGCCCCAGTTGCCGATAATGTTGTGCAGTTGGTTCAGGAGCCAGAAGAGGGGGGAGGCGAACCAGTGTACTTTGCCGTAGTCTTTTGCCAGTTGCAGGTTGTCGGCGATATTGGCGATGACGGATGTGGTCTGCGGGCCGGCATAGAGGTTGATCGAGGCTTCGGATTTCGCGCCGTTTTGGATGGCGGCAAGGGGAACGCTGACGCTGGTGCTGTACAGGTTGTCGTTGCGGCGTTTGATGTCGATACGGCAGTCGCCTGCGGCGCAAACGCTTTGTCCGCCTTTGGGTTGGAGAATCCAAGTGGACATGAAGTGGTGTTCAATCATGCCGAGCCAGCCGGTTTGGGTTTTGCGGGCGTATTCGGCTTCGTTTTTGCCTGATTTGGCATCGTCGTCCAAGTCGGAGAAGCTGACTTTTTGGAATTTGCCTTCGGGGGTGTAAACCACCGGGCCGACGAAAGAGCGGGTAAAGTAGCCTTGACCTTCGGGTTCGCTGCGGTCGCGTACGATGCGGTAGTCTGCGCTCAGGTTGGCGGGCTTGCCGCTGGTGTTGGTGATGTCGAAACGGACGTTGACGAGGTAGCTGTCTTTGGTAAAGGTATAGACTTTGTCGATTTTCAGTCCGTTTGTTTCAGGCGCGCTCAGGCGGACTTCGATTTTGTCGCCGTTGAGGCTGTATTGTTTTTGCGCTGCGGTAAAGTTGACGCCTTTCAGGATGTTGTTGCCTTGTGCGTCCAAAAGCTCGGACTGGGCAACGTAGGTGTATTCTTTGCTGTCGTTAAACAGGGTGAAGGGTTTGTTTTCGTCACCATTTGCTTTGTATTTGAGCAGGGTCATTTGACGCAGGTCGCCGCTTTTTTCGTCGATGACGGCTTTGACCGTGTCGGTTGTTACGGTAATCGGCGTTGCGGGGGCGAGTGAGGCTTCAGCGGCAGCGGTTGCGGAGGTTTGCTGCTGTTGCTGCGCGGCTTGTTGTGCCGGATTGGGTTTGGGGCTGGGGAAGAAATGTTCCCAGCCGGCATAGATTGCCAGCGAAATGGCAAA
Above is a window of Neisseria mucosa DNA encoding:
- a CDS encoding glutamate racemase, with the protein product MMTISKQRPIGVFDSGVGGLTNVRALMERLPMENIIYFGDTARVPYGTKSRATIETFAMQIVDFLLENDVKALVIACNTIAAVAGQKIRQKAGNMPVLDVISAGAQAALNTTRNNKIGIIATNTTVNSNAYARAIHAQNPDTLVRTQATPLLVPLVEEGWLDHEVTRLTVREYLKPLLVDDIDTLVLGCTHFPLLKPLIGKEAQNVALVDSAITTAEATAQALAQAGLLNTENDSPDYRFYVSDIPLRFRTIGERFLGRSMEQIEMVSLG
- a CDS encoding FkbM family methyltransferase, with the translated sequence MEVRFLLNNLRADSNVVEVGSNIGMHAIPIARHIELGKLFCFEPQRVIFQTLCANISLNSLTNVYAYQEGVGDENAWLEIPSSDYETEWNYGSFSLDKGFDTESSFDGIRYNETIRLTALDRHPELQKLNALDLLKIDAEGFESHVLNGAKRLIEQHKPIIFAEAQPDNCLDLIRHFERMDYRCYWFASHRYQEDNFFRRPESLSGVDLNLACFHRDAAPSLPEKLSASVDSNLDFIPLVTREMLER
- a CDS encoding membrane protein insertase YidC, yielding MDFKRFIAFFAISLAIYAGWEHFFPSPKPNPAQQAAQQQQQTSATAAAEASLAPATPITVTTDTVKAVIDEKSGDLRQMTLLKYKANGDENKPFTLFNDSKEYTYVAQSELLDAQGNNILKGVNFTAAQKQYSLNGDKIEVRLSAPETNGLKIDKVYTFTKDSYLVNVRFDITNTSGKPANLSADYRIVRDRSEPEGQGYFTRSFVGPVVYTPEGKFQKVSFSDLDDDAKSGKNEAEYARKTQTGWLGMIEHHFMSTWILQPKGGQSVCAAGDCRIDIKRRNDNLYSTSVSVPLAAIQNGAKSEASINLYAGPQTTSVIANIADNLQLAKDYGKVHWFASPLFWLLNQLHNIIGNWGWAIIVLTIIVKAVLYPLTNASYRSMAKMRAAAPKLQAIKEKYGDDRMAQQQAMMQLYKDEKINPLGGCLPMLLQIPVFIGLYWALFASVELRQAPWLGWITDLSRSDPYYILPVIMAVTMFAQTFLNPPPTDPMQAKMMKVMPLIFSAMFFFFPAGLVLYWVVNNLLTIAQQWHINRSIDKQRTQGEVVS